The sequence below is a genomic window from Streptococcus oralis.
TTTCTTACGAATGACAGGAGCTAAAATTTGCAAACGCTGACGTTCAGGCAACTCCAAGACCTTATCAACGATTTGCTCAACAGAAGAAGCCTTGATAGCCCCATGCCCGTTGATACAGTAAGGCGTCCCCACACGTGCGTAGAGGAGACGCAGATAGTCATTGATTTCAGTCGTTGTTCCAACGGTCGAGCGCGGGTTTTTGCTGGTGGTTTTCTGGTCAATGGAAATAGCTGGGCTGAGGCCATCAATAGCATCCACGTCTGGTTTTTCCATATTGCCCAAGAACTGGCGAGCGTAGGCTGACAAACTCTCTACATAGCGACGTTGTCCCTCCGCATAGAGGGTATCAAAAGCTAGACTGGATTTCCCAGAACCTGACAAGCCCGTTACGACGACCAGCTTGTCTCTAGGAATCTCCACATCGATATTTTTTAAGTTATGGGCACGTGCCCCATGAATCACAATTTTATCTTGCATCTTTGTTCTTTCTAGTCCATTATTGCTTTCCATTATACCAAAAAATGTGAAATTCTATTACCCAAAAAGCTGTTTTTATAGTATAATAGTACGGTGCAAAAAATGAATCACTGAATAGTAGGAAAGGATAGGGGATATGAAACAAGTTTTTCTCTCAACAACAACTGAATTTAAAGAGATCGACACGCTTGAACCGGGTACTTGGATCAACCTCGTCAATCCTACACAAAATGAATCGTTGGAAATTGCCAACGCCTTCGATATCGACATCACCGACCTCCGAGCACCGCTCGATGCGGAAGAAATGTCCCGTATTACCATCGAAGATGAGTATACTTTGATCATCGTGGACGTTCCCATCACAGAGGAAAGAAACAATCGCACCTACTACGTAACGATTCCGCTAGGGATTATCATCACCGAGGAAACCATTATCACTACCTGCTTGGAAGCCCTCCCAGTTCTCGATGTCTTTATCAACCGTAGACTGCGTAACTTTTACACCTTCATGCGTTCACGTTTTATCTTCCAGATTCTCTATCGCAACGCAGAGCTTTACCTGACTGCCCTTCGTTCGATTGACCGTAAGAGCGAACAAATCGAAAGTCAACTTCACAAGTCT
It includes:
- a CDS encoding magnesium transporter CorA family protein — its product is MKQVFLSTTTEFKEIDTLEPGTWINLVNPTQNESLEIANAFDIDITDLRAPLDAEEMSRITIEDEYTLIIVDVPITEERNNRTYYVTIPLGIIITEETIITTCLEALPVLDVFINRRLRNFYTFMRSRFIFQILYRNAELYLTALRSIDRKSEQIESQLHKSTRNEELIELMELEKTIVYFKASLKTNERVIKKLTSATSNIKKYLEDEDLLEDTLIETQQAIEMADIYGNVLHSMTETFASIISNNQNNIMKTLALVTIVMSVPTMIFSAYGMNFKDNEIPLNGEPHAFWLIVFIAFAMSVSLTLYLIHKKWF